Proteins encoded together in one Papaver somniferum cultivar HN1 unplaced genomic scaffold, ASM357369v1 unplaced-scaffold_117, whole genome shotgun sequence window:
- the LOC113329431 gene encoding uncharacterized protein LOC113329431, whose translation MDTGETSSGSPNVSASLSLPSNAPVERTAKLLVTIDEAGRPYGPNSDRLASRTGDFVRLHCPIKYTDWRIVPQNCKDDVWNSIMSEFEFNVPSHLVRPCLEANFPQKLRTFKYKLRSEILKNKATKEAALEARPADCSPDNWKGFVENEFKEGVKEKNAKYAEVAKRNPIPHTLGRCSYANKCYNLEKEQGIVLDGRPELWMKGHERKDGVVHPSAIKKYEEVKAAHEKRKRMGEDGPSSQLDFDNDALTDVFGKDKGKGGVLGFSSHISRKRVMQANLASCVSAAKVDGSCDSNDPILATVYDLTTRVENLAEIMLKNMGSHQSTQAPISSSAHIPINHPSSNFGLTSSTSGDENMDSSKESVNLLDRERNIVATGYIVNGKEGEVCHGRKVYPGEKKVRIEVVKNPTAAVPDPPQGEGHYTLAGYVEGGWVVWAESRLSQRKVNLLDRERNIVATGYIVNGKEGEVCHGRKVYPGERKVCIEVVKDPTASVPDPPQGDGHYTLEGYVEGGSIIWSESRLSYEG comes from the exons ATGGACACAGGAGAAACTAGCTCGGGTTCTCCCAATGTTTCTGCCTCTCTATCATTACCAAGTAATGCACCTGTTGAGAGAACGGCAAAACTTCTGGTCACAATCGATGAAGCTGGTAGACCCTATGGACCAAATTCAGATAGACTTGCTTCTCGCACAGGGGATTTTGTACGACTTCATTGCCCAATAAAATACACAGATTGGAGGATTGTTCCTCAGAATTGCAAGGATGATGTCTGGAATTCAATAATG TCGGAATTTGAGTTCAATGTTCCATCACATTTAGTCCGCCCATGCCTGGAAGCAAACTTCCCACAAAAGTTGAGAACATTTAAATACAAATTAAGAAGTGAGATTCTTAAAAACAAAGCTACCAAAGAAGCTGCATTAGAGGCACGCCCAGCTGATTGTAGTCCTGATAATTGGAAAGGTTTTGTTGAGAACGAATTCAAAGAAGGGGTTAAGGAGAAAAATGCTAAGTATGCGGAAGTTGCTAAAAGAAACCCAATTCCACATACTCTTGGGCGGTGTTCGTACGCGAACAAATGTTACAATCTT GAAAAAGAACAGGGGATAGTTCTTGATGGGCGTCCTGAACTATGGATGAAGGGACATGAAAGAAAAGATGGGGTTGTACATCCTTCGGCAATCAAAAAATAT GAAGAAGTGAAGGCTGCTCACGAGAAAAGAAAAAGGATGGGGGAAGACGGCCCCAGCTCGCAACTTGACTTTGATAATGATGCACTTACTGATGTCTTTGGGAAAGACAAAGGTAAAGGTGGTGTTCTTGGCTTTTCCTCCCATATCTCAAGAAAGCGTGTCATGCAAGCAAATCTAGCGTCCTGCGTCAGTGCTGCAAAAGTAGACGGAAGTTGCGACAGTAATGACCCAATTCTAGCCACTGTCTACGATCTAACAACTCGAGTAGAAAATCTTGCGGAG ATTATGTTGAAAAACATGGGTAGTCATCAATCAACCCAAGCTCCAATCTCATCAAGTGCTCATATCCCAATTAATCATCCAAGCTCCAATTTTGGGTTAACTTCAAGTACTTCTGGTGATGAAAACATGGACTCTTCAAAAGAAAGTGTAAATTTACTAGACAGAGAAAGAAACATAGTCGCTACAGGGTATATAGTGAATGGCAAGGAAGGCGAAGTGTGTCATGGTAGAAAAGTCTACCCAGGCGAGAAGAAAGTACGTATTGAAGTTGTCAAAAATCCTACAGCTGCTGTACCAGACCCTCCTCAAGGCGAGGGTCACTATACTTTGGCAGGTTATGTTGAAGGTGGATGGGTAGTATGGGCGGAGTCGCGGTTGTCACAAAGAAAAGTGAATCTATTAGACAGAGAAAGAAACATAGTCGCTACAGGGTATATAGTGAATGGCAAGGAAGGTGAAGTGTGTCATGGTAGAAAAGTCTATCCAGGTGAGAGAAAAGTATGCATTGAAGTTGTCAAAGATCCTACAGCCTCTGTACCAGACCCTCCCCAAGGCGATGGTCACTATACTTTGGAAGGTTATGTAGAAGGTGGATCGATAATATGGTCGGAGTCACGGTTGTCATATGAAGGTTGA